The Verrucomicrobium spinosum DSM 4136 = JCM 18804 genome includes a region encoding these proteins:
- a CDS encoding DUF1553 domain-containing protein: MSALFRAGGGISQIPLGLIVLGWGSTAWGLQAAEISFEKEVRPILKAHCTHCHGEEDKPEGGVDLRLRRFMDAPLESGGTLLVPGHGDRSELVQIIRRGEMPKKGKKMSDAELAVLEQWIAQGARTSRPEPQHLPPGAVISEEDRAYWAFQPVHRPAVPIGEQPMGHTPVDAFVGQRLQAAGLDFAPEADRTALIRRVTLDLTGLLPTPREVEEFVNDPAVGAYERLVDRLLASKAYGERWSRHWLDVVGYADSNGYAEADSVRPQAWRYRDYVIRAFNDDKPWNEFIQEQLAGDELAGVTHATTQEAVLDPQRRDDLTATAFLRMAPDGTGDTVDDPKLARNQVVAEQIKVATSSLLGLTVACAQCHDHRYDPITQADYYRLRAIFDPAYHWEAWRTPAQRLYSLYTAEERSKAAAIEERAKAIEADARAMGKKFLDEIFEVEVLKLPEADREPYRLARATVDKSRTPEQKALIKKYPSALALYSLNLYDQKKQNVVDAKMAEATQLRATKPAEGFLMALTEVKGQVPVSKLFNRGDHDQPKQVVQPGELGILSEIPGAIFQPVVLASGSSGRRLAYAKWLTSGQHPLVARVLVNRFWLNHMGRGIVNTPGDFGRQGELPTHPELLDWLADEFVQSGWKLKHLQRLILLSRTYRQSTVHLASLKQDPENRLYGRFKLQRMDAETLRDSVLAVTGALVQDSYGPPSDIGRDPAGRVVAGVDKGTIVTFKVESGGKADFRRSIYLQVRRTRPVTVLETFDAPVMVPNCEMRSQTTVAPQSLLLMNDTFVLENSRRLADRLAAEVPGDAAGQVQRAWHLLYGEAAPDAAVAEALAYLKEQTQALTQYHHDIQHAKDAPKPNPPQEALASLCQVLLSSNRFLYIE; this comes from the coding sequence ATGTCCGCCTTATTCCGTGCCGGTGGCGGCATCTCCCAGATTCCTCTTGGCCTGATCGTGCTGGGCTGGGGCTCGACTGCTTGGGGATTGCAGGCCGCGGAGATTTCATTTGAGAAGGAAGTGCGACCGATCCTAAAGGCGCATTGCACCCACTGTCACGGTGAGGAGGACAAGCCAGAGGGCGGGGTGGATCTCCGCCTGCGCCGCTTCATGGATGCTCCGCTGGAAAGCGGTGGCACGTTGTTGGTGCCCGGACATGGGGATCGCAGTGAACTCGTGCAGATCATCCGGCGTGGCGAGATGCCCAAGAAGGGCAAAAAGATGTCGGACGCCGAGCTGGCCGTGCTGGAGCAATGGATCGCCCAAGGGGCCAGGACCTCGCGACCGGAACCTCAGCACCTCCCACCAGGGGCGGTGATTTCAGAGGAGGATCGGGCGTACTGGGCATTCCAACCTGTCCACCGTCCTGCGGTGCCGATTGGCGAACAACCGATGGGCCACACACCTGTGGATGCCTTCGTGGGCCAGCGGCTCCAAGCAGCGGGGCTGGACTTTGCCCCGGAGGCAGACCGCACTGCCTTGATCCGCCGGGTGACACTGGATCTGACCGGATTGCTTCCAACCCCGAGGGAGGTGGAGGAGTTTGTGAATGACCCCGCTGTGGGAGCCTATGAACGTCTGGTGGACCGCCTGCTGGCCTCCAAGGCCTATGGAGAGCGTTGGTCCCGCCACTGGCTTGATGTGGTAGGGTATGCTGACTCCAACGGCTATGCAGAAGCGGATTCCGTGCGGCCGCAGGCCTGGCGCTACCGGGACTACGTCATCCGGGCCTTCAATGACGACAAGCCTTGGAACGAGTTCATCCAGGAGCAATTGGCGGGGGACGAACTGGCGGGCGTCACCCACGCGACGACCCAGGAGGCGGTGCTGGATCCGCAACGGCGTGACGACCTGACGGCCACCGCCTTCCTCCGCATGGCACCGGATGGCACGGGAGACACGGTGGATGATCCCAAGCTGGCGCGCAACCAGGTGGTGGCAGAGCAGATCAAGGTCGCCACGTCCTCTCTGCTGGGCCTCACGGTGGCCTGTGCGCAGTGTCATGACCATCGGTATGACCCGATCACGCAAGCAGACTACTACCGGCTGCGGGCCATCTTTGACCCCGCTTATCATTGGGAGGCCTGGCGTACCCCGGCCCAGCGGCTTTATTCCCTTTACACAGCAGAGGAGCGCTCCAAAGCGGCCGCCATTGAAGAGAGGGCCAAGGCTATCGAAGCTGATGCCCGCGCCATGGGGAAGAAGTTCCTGGACGAGATCTTCGAAGTGGAGGTGCTCAAGCTCCCCGAGGCGGACCGTGAACCTTATCGCCTGGCGCGTGCCACTGTGGACAAGAGCCGCACCCCTGAGCAGAAGGCGCTCATCAAGAAGTACCCCTCCGCTCTGGCGCTGTATTCCTTGAACCTTTACGACCAGAAGAAGCAGAACGTGGTGGATGCGAAGATGGCGGAGGCGACCCAATTGCGCGCTACCAAGCCGGCGGAAGGTTTCCTCATGGCGCTGACGGAGGTGAAGGGGCAGGTGCCGGTATCCAAGCTCTTTAATCGGGGTGATCATGATCAGCCCAAGCAGGTGGTGCAACCGGGCGAACTCGGTATTCTCTCTGAGATTCCTGGCGCGATCTTCCAGCCGGTGGTGCTGGCATCGGGCTCCTCCGGACGCCGGTTGGCCTATGCCAAGTGGTTGACCAGCGGGCAGCATCCGCTGGTGGCCCGCGTGCTCGTGAACCGCTTCTGGTTGAATCACATGGGGCGGGGCATTGTGAACACGCCCGGCGATTTTGGTCGCCAGGGGGAGCTTCCCACTCACCCCGAGCTTCTGGACTGGCTGGCGGATGAATTTGTGCAAAGCGGCTGGAAGCTGAAGCATCTCCAGCGCTTGATTCTGCTCAGCCGGACCTATCGGCAGAGCACCGTGCACCTGGCGTCGCTCAAGCAGGATCCCGAGAACCGCCTCTACGGAAGGTTCAAGTTGCAACGCATGGACGCGGAGACCCTGCGGGATTCCGTGCTGGCGGTCACAGGTGCGCTGGTTCAAGACAGCTATGGGCCGCCCAGTGACATCGGCCGGGATCCGGCCGGGCGGGTGGTGGCCGGGGTGGACAAGGGGACCATCGTAACCTTCAAAGTGGAGAGTGGGGGCAAGGCAGACTTTCGGCGCTCCATTTACCTCCAGGTGCGTCGTACCCGCCCGGTCACAGTGCTGGAGACCTTTGATGCACCCGTCATGGTGCCAAACTGTGAAATGCGCAGCCAGACCACCGTGGCCCCGCAATCGCTCTTGCTGATGAACGACACGTTCGTCCTGGAGAACTCGCGGCGTCTGGCGGATCGCCTTGCTGCAGAAGTCCCTGGTGACGCTGCCGGCCAGGTGCAGCGGGCCTGGCATCTGCTCTATGGGGAGGCTGCTCCTGATGCAGCGGTGGCCGAAGCATTGGCCTATTTGAAAGAGCAAACGCAGGCGCTGACGCAGTATCACCACGACATCCAGCACGCCAAGGATGCTCCCAAGCCAAATCCGCCCCAGGAAGCCTTGGCAAGCCTTTGTCAGGTGCTCCTGAGTTCGAACCGTTTTCTTTACATCGAATGA
- a CDS encoding DUF1501 domain-containing protein: MNHPQLCSRRHFMHAGGFGLGSIALASLLKQDGLLAAPVKPATFGEVTYDLLPKQPPHEAKAKAMISLFMMGGPSQMDLFDPKPMLTKYDGQKFPGEIKYDNLAQASSKVLGSPWKFQKHGQCGMELSELLPHLSKVVDDITLIRSMTSGVNNHAQALYAMNAGRTTAGRPALGSWLTYGLGSETQDLPAYMVLAHPGGLPTFQGEHYTNGWLPALFQGTVIRPTEPRILNLDPPASLAGRPQERQLRLLKAFNQDHLSAHPGELDLQARIASYELAANMQTAAREALDISNEPASIKKLYGVDNPVTRDYGTRCLIARRLVERGVRYVQVLNSGQSWDQHSSLLSTLPKNCAACDQPSAALLMDLEQRGLLDTTVVHWGGEMGRLPVLQNDAGREKWGRDHNTYGFSMWAAGGGLKRGYVHGETDEWSHKAVVDEVHHYDWHATLMHLFGLDHNKLTYQRNGVAASLTDGQGAKVVRELLA; this comes from the coding sequence ATGAACCACCCTCAGCTATGCTCCCGCCGCCATTTCATGCACGCGGGGGGATTTGGTCTCGGCAGCATCGCGCTGGCATCCTTGCTCAAGCAAGATGGCTTGCTGGCTGCTCCAGTAAAGCCGGCCACCTTTGGCGAGGTCACCTACGACCTGCTGCCCAAGCAGCCGCCGCACGAAGCAAAGGCCAAGGCGATGATCTCGCTCTTCATGATGGGCGGACCGTCGCAGATGGATCTGTTCGATCCCAAGCCGATGCTGACGAAGTACGACGGCCAGAAGTTTCCAGGAGAGATCAAATACGACAACCTCGCCCAGGCATCTTCAAAGGTGCTCGGATCGCCCTGGAAATTTCAGAAGCACGGGCAGTGCGGCATGGAGCTGAGTGAGCTGCTGCCGCATCTCAGCAAGGTGGTGGATGACATCACGCTCATTCGTTCCATGACCTCAGGAGTCAATAACCACGCCCAGGCTTTGTATGCAATGAATGCCGGGCGCACGACCGCGGGCAGACCGGCGCTGGGTTCCTGGCTGACTTATGGTCTGGGCAGCGAGACTCAGGATCTGCCTGCCTACATGGTGCTGGCCCATCCAGGAGGGCTGCCCACTTTCCAGGGCGAGCACTACACCAATGGGTGGCTGCCTGCCCTGTTTCAAGGAACCGTGATCCGCCCCACCGAGCCACGGATTCTGAACCTCGATCCGCCCGCTTCCCTGGCCGGACGTCCACAGGAGCGGCAGTTGCGATTGCTTAAGGCCTTCAACCAAGACCACCTCAGCGCACATCCGGGTGAGCTGGATCTGCAAGCCCGCATCGCCAGCTATGAGCTCGCCGCCAACATGCAGACGGCAGCCCGCGAAGCTCTGGACATTTCCAATGAGCCCGCTTCGATCAAAAAGCTGTATGGGGTGGACAACCCAGTGACTCGTGACTACGGCACCCGCTGCCTCATTGCCCGCCGTCTGGTGGAGCGGGGGGTGCGCTACGTGCAGGTGTTGAATTCCGGGCAGTCGTGGGACCAGCACAGCTCGCTGCTCTCGACCCTGCCCAAGAATTGCGCTGCATGCGACCAGCCCAGTGCTGCGTTGTTGATGGATCTCGAACAACGTGGACTCCTGGACACCACTGTGGTGCACTGGGGCGGGGAAATGGGTCGTCTGCCGGTGTTGCAAAATGACGCCGGCCGGGAGAAATGGGGTCGCGATCACAACACCTACGGTTTTAGCATGTGGGCCGCCGGAGGCGGGTTGAAGCGCGGCTACGTCCATGGGGAGACCGATGAGTGGAGCCACAAGGCTGTGGTGGATGAAGTTCACCACTACGACTGGCACGCCACCCTGATGCACCTCTTCGGCCTGGATCACAACAAGCTCACCTACCAGCGGAACGGCGTCGCGGCGTCATTGACCGATGGGCAGGGAGCAAAGGTGGTGAGGGAGTTGCTGGCGTGA
- a CDS encoding IS4-like element ISVsp14 family transposase, with translation MPSLPDENWDYLLSLLPENWESLAKTTGAVQRLRGAESLSSLLRVLLLHAGHGCSLRTASVVGKAAGWISMSDVALHKRFALCEGWLQQLCAGLFAQSRLQLPAAYRGLKLRLVDGTTIKEPGATGSQWRVHYSLRVPDWHCDFFRLNPVRGSGNGESLKHFEVAPGDCFLADRGFSHLLGIEHVYRGGAHVIMRLNEQNTPLEDEQGRPVVLLPWLRKLKQPGVAAGLDLWVRPRKEDSLEKRVPVRLCAVRKSVEAAALAQRKVQRRAQQDQTKLRAATLEHTAWIVVLTTVPRDTLSDVEVLQWYRVRWQIELAFKRLKSLGDVGHLPKSDERSSRAWVYAKLLIALLSEKMQRHAAALSPWGGRWLENETPPQPLAGD, from the coding sequence ATGCCCTCCTTGCCCGATGAGAACTGGGATTACCTTTTGAGTCTGCTTCCGGAGAATTGGGAGTCATTGGCCAAGACGACCGGGGCCGTCCAGCGCCTGCGTGGCGCGGAGTCTTTGAGCAGTCTGTTGCGTGTTTTACTGCTGCATGCAGGTCACGGCTGTTCTTTGCGCACCGCTTCTGTGGTAGGCAAGGCAGCAGGCTGGATCAGCATGTCTGATGTGGCCCTGCACAAGAGGTTTGCTCTGTGCGAGGGGTGGCTGCAGCAGCTTTGCGCAGGGCTTTTTGCCCAAAGTCGGTTGCAACTGCCGGCGGCTTACCGCGGCTTGAAGCTGCGCTTGGTGGATGGCACGACCATCAAGGAGCCCGGCGCCACGGGCAGTCAATGGCGCGTCCACTACAGCTTGCGAGTGCCTGATTGGCATTGTGACTTTTTCCGTCTCAATCCAGTCAGGGGCTCTGGCAATGGCGAATCGCTCAAGCATTTTGAAGTTGCCCCTGGAGACTGCTTCTTGGCAGACCGCGGCTTTAGCCACCTGTTGGGGATCGAGCATGTCTATCGGGGCGGGGCGCATGTGATCATGCGGCTTAACGAACAAAACACCCCATTGGAAGATGAGCAGGGACGTCCAGTTGTCCTGCTGCCCTGGCTCCGCAAGCTCAAGCAGCCGGGAGTGGCGGCGGGCCTGGATCTTTGGGTGCGCCCACGTAAGGAGGACTCCTTGGAAAAGCGTGTGCCAGTGCGTCTGTGCGCCGTGCGCAAAAGCGTGGAAGCTGCCGCTTTGGCACAACGCAAAGTGCAGCGACGCGCTCAACAAGATCAGACCAAACTGCGCGCAGCCACCTTGGAGCACACGGCTTGGATCGTGGTGCTGACCACCGTGCCAAGGGACACGCTGAGCGATGTAGAGGTGCTTCAATGGTATCGGGTGCGCTGGCAAATTGAACTGGCTTTCAAGAGGCTCAAATCACTGGGAGATGTCGGACACCTGCCCAAAAGTGATGAGCGATCCAGTCGAGCGTGGGTCTACGCCAAACTGCTCATTGCTTTACTCAGTGAAAAGATGCAGCGCCACGCGGCGGCCCTTTCCCCCTGGGGAGGACGTTGGCTGGAGAATGAAACGCCCCCGCAGCCACTGGCGGGAGACTGA